The Lolium rigidum isolate FL_2022 chromosome 2, APGP_CSIRO_Lrig_0.1, whole genome shotgun sequence genomic interval TGTTCAGTGCATTTTTTAAGGATGCGAATCCACGGTGCTACTCCAGGATAGCTTATTATGAGATGTTGCTTTTGATTAGAGCTCAGGATGAAGAAAGCATTCAGGAACTTTGTTGCTCTGTTGAAGACTGCAATGAGGAAGCTCATTATGGCATTGCAGGTAATTACCCAAAATCATATAAAATCTTCTATTTTAGAGACTGTGTTGTTTCATCTTGCACAGCTTGTTAAATTCGTCAGTCTTACATACCATTTTCCCAACAGTACCTTACTCAACTCATTGTTTTACAGAAAGCTATATGCTCGCCTTTGCTGAAAGCAACAGAAGGGTGGACTTTGTCAGGTTCTTGGAGTTACTTGACCAAAGAACAACTTTCAGGCTCAAAGTACATATCTAGTATATTCAAGTATATGGGTAGGTTCGAACTGGAGAACTATGCTGACAAACTTCTTCAGGAAATGACGTCAAAAGGTGATAAACTGTATGCATGTTTTGCCAAATTTAATCAACTCATTTTGATGGCAATAAGATTACATTTAACTAGTACTGTTCTTGAATAGCAATATTATTTTCGCGACACTTGGAGGATACAGtgcattttctattttctgttcctCCACTGTTCATCTGTTAGCTGctaattttatgcatttttctgTTTCAGAGTGTGCTGATGGAAAAGTTTCATCCTTAACTTTTGACTATGCTGCAAACGTACCAAATATAGCGGTGAGGAAACTTTTATGATAACTGCCAGCACTACCTATAGCTTCTAATATAGAATGTACTATTTGTCTAGTGTTCTTCAATCTTGTGCTAAATGGTCTtgttagagtacgtaatgggcttgggctggcggTATAGCCTGTtagtcttagggttaattagagataagggtcgtttgcttaggggtcaagtaaacctctctatataaggagaggagacgtatcaatctaaaagcaagaattaagaaggaaatcccttccctcttgtcaccggccgtgggcaaggcccccggccggccctctcgcgccatccctctagcagcaccataacagATCTCTTCACACATATTCTAAATCAAATTTGGAAGAATCTATAATTATGTACATAATAAATTGTGTAACTTATGACATTGCAATTATTACTCATTTACTATACCATCATAACTAAATAACTTCAGAAAGCACAAATGTTATCGGTATTCCCTTTTTTAATTACGGACTTGTTCGTAAAGTGGCCACAACCGCGGGCAGAAGCCGTGAGAGTCGACGTAGAGCGGCAACTAGACATAAACGGAGTCGACGTAAGGCAGCCGCAACCGTGTGGAGAAGCCGCAGAAGTCGGCATAGAGCAGCGAGGCGACGCAGACAAAGTCGACGGAGAGCGGCCACAATCACGTGTAGAAGCCGCGAGAggcgtcgatgtagagcggcgaggCGCCATAGCCGAAGGCGAGAGAGAATGGCCGCAACAATGCACAGAGGTCGCAAGAGGCGATGTAGAGCGGCATGCGGAGGCCGTCAAAGACGACGAAAAAGCCAACAAGGACTGCGGAGGAGCACTTCAACGACGGAAGGTGCATGGACGATGAAAAATGACCACCACGACAAAAATCGGGGCAAGCCAACGTAGAGTGACAAGCCGACGTAGACTGAGGCGGCGGAAAGCGGCCACAGCCCCATGAAGAAGCCACGATAGTCGATGAAGAGCGACAAGCGGACGAAGACGGAGTCGACGAACGAGCACCATGAACAGAGGGAGGGCGCACGTGCAGGACGGGAGCGGCGGAAGAAACACCATTAAGAGTCAGCAGACAAGGAGAGCAGAAGATCATGCCCGAGGATGCAGACATTTTCTTTTTGCTTTACTCAGATTGGGTCAACTCCCGATCCAAAAGGAATCGAGCGGAGCGCTCGAACAGGCAGCGGCCAGAGGCGTGTGCGGCCAAGGGCAgcagccagaggggagccaaggcgggcggcggccggagaggaTGACCGGACATGGCGGCCGGAGACGGGGGCTGAGGCGGCGGACCGTGGAGGGACCGAgagagcggccggcggcgggctGTGGAGAGAGCGGCCGGCAGCGGTCCGGGGAGAGAGCGGGCGGCGGAGGTCGAGGGAGAGGGCGGCCGGCAGCGGACTTGGAGAGGACGGCCGGCTGCGGTCtgagggcggccggcggcggggcagGGACGGGAGAGGCCGGCGACCGGCAGCGGTCTTGGAGAggacggccggcggcggggagaggCCGGGAACGGGTCAGCACGGCCAGAAAAATTGAGGAGGATATGTACGCACGAGTTGCGTGTGCGGAGCtgtaacctggctctgataccatgttagggaatatgcaacttgtattccacgggggccaaaggccacaatatatagtacatgtacatgtgacaAATATGCAGGGAAACCCCCTAACTACTGGGGAAAATACAAAATACAAGTATCTCTCTAACAAGATATTCACTGCTCCAAAGAACCTGTAGTCTCAAAAAACCCATATGTTATTCTTTGGAGTGGCAGAAATCAATCTTTCCTTTTCGTTATATGTAGTGGTGTATGCTTTATTTCCACGGTGCACATTGCATACCTGCTGAAGTGCAGATTATTGTATCGTGTGATTCAAAAGATCAGTCAACGTAACCTATTTTTTGTTGGAAAGATGAATTAATTTTCATATGTGATCTCCACCCGAACCATTTTTTTGTTGgatccttgttactaacatgttaTTTGATATCATGGAAGCAAGCACAcgtttatttatctgttacctataTACTATGTCGACCATGATTGGTTATCATGTTTTTTGACTGGGAATGATTGGTTCTCACATTAGGACTTCATTATGAAATTTCTTTTGCTGCCCCATTTTTCTCAATCTAATCAGGAAAACGTTACTTGAGCGAATGCAATTAGTTATCACGTTAGCTAAGCCCTTTCAGCTAAACTTCCCGATATAACACCTGTTGGCAATGTACTTTTCATGAAGGCTGAAGATGTGATATTAACATTTAACAAATGGCAAGAGAAGTATGAGCTAGCACCTTCTGTTGGTGCATATGACAGGATCATTTCCTTCTGTTGCAGTTCATCAAAGGTAATGGCCGAAGTCACTCAAAGCTCCATTTCCATTTTATATGATTGGAATAGCTTGATCCACATGTCATTGATATATTTTATCACTGGTGAAAATAATTTAACTAATGTGTTTTGTGAGCATAGTTACATCATAGTTTGTTTTAATTTGTATGCACCGTCTATAAATAATTTTTGTTTTTAGTACTTCAGGCTTGCTGCTGCCTTGGGTATGACATGGCAAGCTTTGGTCCATATGTTTTCCCTACTAGTGTAACAACCTTCCTTACATATTTGATCAATTTAAGCTTGTGTGACTGTCTCCTTAGGCGTTGTTTGGTATCAAACCAATTACCTGTGATCTTAAGTCCCTACACATGAAAGACATGAAGTATTGTATAAGTGATGAATGAACTAAGCAGCATTGTTACCTCTATTAATTGTGCCACTTGATATCGCGTATGCTATGCCTAAGTATGGTTAATAGTTACATTTTAGTGCTGAGCTTTGGATTTTGTATTTCTGGATTTCTCAGAACTATCTTGTAACTGAGCTGTTGCCTAATTTTGTATGCAGATTAGCTTAGCTCTTGACGTGGCTGAGTGCCTTTGTAAATCCAATCCCAGTGTGCCCATTGAATTGCTTAATCCAATAATACAAGCCTGTGAGGAAAGCTTTGAGCTTCATTTGGTAAGTCGTTGTATATATAGGTGTGCCATGCTGGAGTGGTGTTCCTTATGTTTAAATTAATTACCAGGATATGTCTTATAGGTTACATGAATTTATCATTTTAATGGGCACTACTCTGTACATAACTGCATATACTTTTAATAACAAGCACACACACAGCACAAAGTACAAACACAGCCTATTAGAACATTTTTCTTGCACAAAGTACAAACACGACCTACCTATTAAAACACTGTTGGTGCCCTTACTATTGTATTAGAATGACTAACTAGTGCTCTTAATCAACTGTTATGCCACATTTGTCCAAGCTGTTAATGCATAAAATGATTGTCTGGAACATTCTACAACCATGGATGAACAACCGTTGGTAGTCTGACTTTGTCTGCCTGACTGGCAGCAATTGTCTTTAAATCATCTTTTTGTGTGGATTAAACCATCATTTTAGTTGTTCCCAAGCGATATGTATGCTTATTTTGCAGGCTCGGTCCTTATATGATCTGATGAGTCGCCACAAGTTGAAATTGAAAAACGAAACATTCAGGAGCATGATAAGTTTACGTGTAAAGATGAAAGATGTAAGTCAGGATGGAGGTCACCTGCTGTTCTTAGACATCAAGGATACTGTTGTTTATTGATCTGTTCTGTTTCCAGTTTCAAGGCGCTTACGATATACTCACAGATGCAGAAGAATCTGGGGAGACATCTACCGTAACCCTGTATAACATTATTATGGCTGGATATTTTAGGGAGGTAAATTCTTTATTGCCATTCTTTCATTTTGTTTACCTCACATACCTGATACTGAAAGTGACCACCTATGGACTATCGTCAGCTTACTTGTTCAATCTGCTTTTTTTCTGAACAAGTGTTCAATTTGATTAGTTTGTGCAATGCATAACCCCCATGAGATGACAGTATGGCAAAACCGCCACCCAAGTACATCATTTAGTATACATCGGTATTCAGTATGAAGAGATGCATAAAGTTGTGAAGTCTAGTAACACAACTTGACATGCTGTAGTATATAATGTACAGACTCCTTTCCAGCATTAGAGTTGTTTGTTGACAGTATGGCAAAACGGCCACTAAAGTACATCATTTAGCATACATCGGTATTCAGCATGAAAAGATGCATAAAGTTACGAAGTCTAGTAACAGAACATGGCATGCTGCAGTATATAATGTACAGATTCCATCCAACATGTTTATGGTTTCGCAACATTTTCTAGTAACTTCTAACTTGGTATATTGTTCTGCAGAAAAAtcacaatggagcacaaagggtcaTTGCACAAATGCAGAGTGCTGGAGTAAAACCAGACTCTGAAACATTCAGTTATTTGATTTTGAACTGCGATTCTGAAGAGAAAGTATCAAAGGTTAGTCATGATCATTTGTTGTTGCCACTTGCCAGTGTGTTTGTATTCTTGTTCAAATAGAGAGACGAAAGTCTAGTTCTGCAAAACATATATAGACACAAGACCCGTTTATCTAACATTCTACCGAATCCATGAGTGTAGTGCCAACTATGGGCTCTTCCTTCCTGCTGACCTCACCTATACATATATTTATCCCACATCAATTAATTTCTTATCATGCAGCGTGTCAGATCCTGCTGCATGATCTATAATGTTCTTTCAAGTTTCGATGTTCCAAATCCATTGCTATATATGGCACTCGTTAACTGTTGGCTATTGAATTATTGACAGTATCTTGATGAACTACGACAAGATGGTATTCAAATGACCAAGCATGCATATATGGCACTCGTTAATGCATATTCAAGACTTGGGAATTTTGACATGGCCAAACAGGTAAATTATGATCGCTGATTAGAATTTTCATTCATTTTGCTGCACATTCAGTCCTTTCATGTTCCAATTCTCCTCACACATGATGCACTGCTTCTTTTCTTAATTATATTAGATAGGTTATTGTTTGTGGCAACGTAGTTTTAACTAACTAAGAATATTTTGTGTGTGTTCAAAATTATGATTTTCTCATTAGGTTGTCCTGGATAACGAGATATCACCTAAGTACCTCAGTGAAGTGAAAAGCGCGCTTGTAGGTGCGCTTGCATCAAATGGGAAGGTATCAGATGGACTTAACATATTTGATGAAATTAAGCAATCCGGAGGCTGCCTCGAA includes:
- the LOC124689283 gene encoding LOW QUALITY PROTEIN: pentatricopeptide repeat-containing protein At4g04790, mitochondrial-like (The sequence of the model RefSeq protein was modified relative to this genomic sequence to represent the inferred CDS: deleted 1 base in 1 codon), whose protein sequence is MEWFAGSQPSNTSTQYRKEVAREKKKRYIFKNTETRRFTRLMRMCADKLGTESALEFFGRLGRETGIKEFNALIRVCLDKARDCEDIDSAVEHIFRAYRLFELMKDRGFQIEEDSYGPFLLYLVDVELLEEFEMFSAFFKDANPRCYSRIAYYEMLLLIRAQDEESIQELCCSVEDCNEEAHYGIAESYMLAFAESNRRVDFVRFLELLDKEQLSGSKYISSIFKYMGRFELENYADKLLQEMTSKECADGKVSSLTFDYAANVPNIAAEDVILTFNKWQEKYELAPSVGAYDRIISFCCSSSKISLALDVAECLCKSNPSVPIELLNPIIQACEESFELHLARSLYDLMSRHKLKLKNETFRSMISLRVKMKDFQGAYDILTDAEESGETSTVTLYNIIMAGYFREKNHNGAQRVIAQMQSAGVKPDSETFSYLILNCDSEEKVSKYLDELRQDGIQMTKHAYMALVNAYSRLGNFDMAKQVVLDNEISPKYLSEVKSALVGALASNGKVSDGLNIFDEIKQSGGCLEPKAAVALIEHTQTEGELDRLYQLLEELSEPNMWFDGCSRVLQYCVQHNHSDAAVDLLRQLKERSEMSTYMVVDQVFCQIWEMEPVNLDLGMELLRAVKELGLNVSRTSLDFLLSTCVKAKDSEHAQQIWTEYESSGLPHNVLTSLRMYQALFSSGQRQAARKLLNTVPKDDPHVRFIVHSCRTTYKQGRKKSSRKTGDRI